A genomic segment from Fusarium fujikuroi IMI 58289 draft genome, chromosome FFUJ_chr04 encodes:
- a CDS encoding probable metallo-beta-lactamase domain protein translates to MATQLIALPAVERLSPTVIRILGGNPGKFTLQGTNTYLLGTGRRRLLIDTGEGRNAWISSIRETLQQENATIDTALITHWHHDHKGGIKDLLSISPQTRIFKHTPEEAQHEIKHGQRFQVDGATLTAAYTPGHTKDHMVFVLEEEDAMFTADNVLGQGTAVFEDMITYLRSLEEMKPLFKGRAYPGHGPVIENGPAKIAEYIAHRKQREDQVIQTLKTGPGEVETQEYALWSAWTATDLVEVIYKDVPQNLHPAARGGVLQILGKLESEGRVAHDGDEWKLLVDGRASL, encoded by the coding sequence ATGGCAACTCAACTCATTGCTCTGCCAGCTGTAGAGCGTCTTAGTCCTACAGTCATCCGCATTTTGGGCGGCAATCCAGGCAAATTCACTCTTCAAGGCACAAACACATATCTTCTCGGTACAGGTCGTCGCCGGCTTCTCATTGACACTGGCGAGGGTCGCAATGCTTGGATCTCATCTATTCGCGAGACTCTACAGCAAGAGAATGCGACTATAGATACCGCGCTCATCACGCACTGGCATCATGATCATAAAGGTGGTATCAAAGAtctcttgagcatctcaccACAGACGAGAATCTTCAAGCACACTCCGGAGGAAGCCCAGCATGAAATCAAGCACGGGCAGCGCTTCCAAGTCGACGGCGCTACATTGACAGCAGCGTATACACCAGGGCATACAAAGGATCATATGGTGTTCgttcttgaggaagaagacgcaATGTTCACAGCCGACAACGTCCTCGGTCAAGGGACTGCGGTATTTGAGGACATGATCACGTATCTACGAAGCCTAGAAGAAATGAAACCTCTCTTCAAAGGCCGAGCATACCCTGGACATGGGCCGGTGATTGAGAATGGGCCAGCAAAGATTGCCGAGTACATCGCGCATCGAAAACAGCGAGAGGATCAGGTCATTCAGACGTTGAAGACGGGGCCTGGTGAAGTGGAAACTCAAGAATATGCACTGTGGTCGGCATGGACAGCGACCGATCTGGTCGAAGTGATTTACAAAGATGTGCCTCAGAATCTGCACCCAGCAGCTCGTGGCGGTGTTTTGCAGATACTGGGAAAGCTGGAGAGCGAAGGTCGCGTAGCTCATGATGGTGACGAATGGAAGTTGCTGGTAGATGGCCGGGCTTCTCTGTGA
- a CDS encoding YTP1-like protein codes for MIYTKRMSHASGPLLLALLPAVTAHGGGESMDMDMGMGMGMGHGGSTTTQPPNSEGYPDTYFAHTEHTGVIYTHIALMVLSWVFILPIAVMFSLANSRFTLPAQFVFLATNSLGVLVGVIYNAQTPDLYPNNAHHKIGWIVTWVVCAQVLVSAVGCIAGALRGKRKTPSNDTHAFLPVATQEVDCSSHNGYHNASPYRISNDSGRGTEPDTPSLRSDSASTLNGIESPINYHRKEYEDDDGDLEELSLASPEPQGTFAHHASKIAASRVWKYLDLGRCIVDRIILPFGFIALATGVVTFGRFFEGGGIFNGLAHWIKGGVFFWLGIFTLGRWTGSFGELGWAWNVRPRKDSQKWRPSAEFVESFLIFFYGATNIFMEHLGGWGGDWTAQDMEHISITVLFIGGGLCGMLIESTRIRHLLNTTVDEVQPKSPYTAEEANEPEAPDTYELSLNPIPALVIMLLGLMMSSHTQHTMMSSMVHKQWGDLLLGASLARGLTYLIMYLKPPKSILPSRPPTELLAAFGLIAGGIIFMASSTDTVDGMIHYKLDVMFMYTVTMGLVAILMAWVVIILAIKGWAVRLERRRNSN; via the exons ATGATTTACACAAAAAGGATGTCGCATGCATCTGGCCCATTGCTTTTGGCGCTTCTACCTGCGGTAACTGCGCATGGCGGTGGTGAAAGTATGGACATGGATATGGGAATGGGAATGGGAATGGGCCATGGCGGCAGCACCACGACACAACCGCCCAACAGCGAGGGCTACCCTGATACCTACTTTGCGCATACTGAACATACTGGAGTCATATACACACACATTGCATTGATGGTTCTTTCTTGGGTATTTATTCTACCAATTG ccgtCATGTTCTCACTGGCAAACTCTCGCTTTACACTACCGGCGCAATTTGTTTTCCTAGCTACAAATTCTCTTGGAGTCCTGGTCGGCGTGATATATAACGCGCAGACCCCAGACCTGTATCCAAACAATGCGCACCACAAGATTGGCTGGATTGTGACCTGGGTCGTTTGCGCCCAGGTCCTTGTAAGTGCCGTGGGCTGTATCGCGGGAGCTCTAAGGGGTAAACGAAAGACGCCGAGTAACGACACACATGCCTTTCTGCCTGTCGCGACGCAAGAGGTCGACTGCTCTTCGCACAATGGCTACCACAATGCCAGCCCCTACCGCATTTCCAACGACAGTGGACGAGGAACCGAACCAGACACACCCTCGCTTCGAAGCGACTCGGCATCTACTCTCAATGGCATAGAGTCGCCTATCAACTACCACAGGAAAGAgtacgaggatgatgatggcgaccTAGAGGAATTATCACTAGCCTCTCCTGAACCTCAGGGAACCTTTGCTCACCACGCCTCCAAGATCGCTGCTTCGCGAGTATGGAAGTATCTCGACCTCGGCCGTTGCATAGTTGATCGCATTATCCTCCCCTTCGGCTTCATTGCGCTTGCAACCGGTGTTGTCACCTTTGGTCGTTTCTTT GAGGGTGGCGGAATCTTCAATGGATTGGCGCATTGGATTAAGGGCGGTGTTTTCTTCTGGCTAGGTATCTTCACCCTCGGCCGCTGGACCGGCAGCTTTGGAGAGCTTGGCTGGGCGTGGAATGTTAGACCAAGGAAGGACTCCCAGAAGTGGCGTCCTTCTGCCGAGTTTgtcgagagcttcttgatcttcttctatGGCGCTACCAATATCTTCATGGAGCACCTCGGGGGTTGGGGAGGAGACTGGACCGCCCAGGACATGGAGCACATCTCCATCACAGTTCTGTTCATTGGGGGAGGCTTG TGCGGTATGCTCATCGAGTCGACACGTAttcgccatcttctcaacacAACCGTGGACGAAGTTCAACCCAAGAGCCCCTACACGGCCGAAGAAGCAAACGAACCTGAAGCCCCCGACACATACGAGCTCTCGCTCAACCCCATCCCAGCTTTAGTCATCATGCTGCTTGGACTCATGATGAGCTCCCACACACAGCATACCATGATGTCCAGCATGGTTCATAAGCAATGGGGTGACCTCCTTCTAGGAGCTTCGCTTGCTCGAGGGTTGACATACCTCATAATGTACTTGAAGCCACCCAAGTCCATTCTCCCATCACGTCCCCCAACGGAACTCTTGGCTGCTTTCGGACTGATCGCTGGAGGCATCATCTTTATGGCTAGT AGCACTGATACTGTCGACGGAATGATCCACTACAAACTCGACGTCATGTTCATGTACACTGTCACCATGGGTCTGGTCGCCATCCTGATGGCTTGGGTCGTtatcatcctcgccatcaAGGGATGGGCTGTCCGACTCGAACGACGCCGTAATTCGAATTAG
- a CDS encoding putative RAD54-like protein has product MGAVSPIVATPLAGKDKILGKRMPTPSSIDRLHKPFKCPGVAGRSPAVDRPSRKRRKVDYGGADGEADNDKPYSNDDRLALATRDINRFPVFQAKDKGLVFRKAFSVPLKNKDSAAYNPNRAPPTLGLRQGAVFIAKPLHDPSGEFAIVLHDPTVDDKPKDVPKAIEPARTEAADGKLDAPLVHKSLAEILGIKKKVDGEHPRVPVVIDPKLAKILRPHQVEGVKFMYRCVTGLIDEKANGCIMADEMGLGKTLQCISLMWTLLKQSPDAGKPTIQKAIVVCPASLVKNWANELVKWLGPNAINPFAIDGKASKEELTRQLRQWAIASGRAVTRPVIIVSYETLRLNVEELKHTKIGLLFCDEGHRLKNSDSNTFNALNSLNVSRRVILTGTPIQNDLTEYFSLTSFANPDLLGTRLEFRKRYEIPILRGRDADASEEDRKKGDECTAALLNVVNKFLIRRTNDILSKYLPVKYEHVVFCNLAPFQFDLYNYFIKSPDIQALLRGKGSQPLKAINILKKLCNHPDLLNMADDLPGSEQCFPDDYVPKESRGRDREIKSWYSGKMAVLDRMLARIRQDTNDKIVLISNYTSTLDLFERMCRSRQYGCLRLDGTMNVNKRQKLVDRFNDPEGDEFVFLLSSKAGGCGINLIGANRLVLFDPDWNPAADQQALARVWRDGQKKDCFVYRFIATGTIEEKIFQRQSHKQSLSSCVVDSAEDVERHFSLDSLRELFQYRPDTKSDTHETFKCKRCKPDGKQYIKAPAMLYGDTSTWNHFVNEGLKPIQDLLLRQEYGESEVSAVFQYISH; this is encoded by the exons ATGGGAGCAGT GTCCCCTATCGTCGCGACGCCACTTGCTGGCAAGGACAAAATTCTAGGCAAGCGGATGCCAACGCCCTCTTCGATTGACCGTCTTCACAAACCATTCAAATGCCCTGGAGTCGCTGGAAGAAGCCCGGCTGTCGATCGACCGTCCCGCAAGCGAAGAAAGGTTGATTATGGTGGTGCCGACGGTGAAGCAGATAATGATAAACCATACTCCAATGACGACAGGCTGGCGCTTGCCACTCGAGATATCAACCGTTTCCCCGTTTTCCAGGCCAAGGATAAAGGTCTCGTTTTCCGCAAGGCCTTCTCAGTACcattgaagaacaaggataGCGCTGCATACAATCCCAATCGTGCCCCTCCTACACTGGGATTACGGCAAGGTGCAGTCTTCATTGCGAAGCCTCTACATGACCCCAGTGGCGAATTCGCAATTGTTCTCCATGACCCGACTGTCGACGACAAACCAAAAGATGTCCCCAAGGCAATTGAGCCCGCCAGGACAGAGGCTGCTGACGGGAAACTTGACGCTCCTCTTGTACACAAGAGTCTTGCTGAGATTCTCGgaatcaagaagaaggtggaCGGCGAACACCCTCGCGTTCCAGTCGTAATTGACCCGAAGCTGGCCAAGATTCTTCGTCCCCATCAGGTCGAAGGTGTCAAATTTATGTATCGATGTGTTACAGGCCtgattgatgagaaggccaaTGGCTGCATTATGGCCGACGAAATGGGTCTGGGAAAGACTCTTCAGTGCATCTCCTTGATGTGGACACTACTCAAGCAATCCCCCGATGCCGGAAAGCCGACAATTCAGAAAGCAATCGTTGTCTGCCCTGCCAGTTTGGTCAAGAATTGGGCCAACGAGTTGGTGAAGTGGCTTGGTCCTAATGCCATCAACCCATTCGCCATCGATGGAAAGGCATCTAAAGAAGAACTGACACGTCAGCTTCGACAGTGGGCAATTGCGAGCGGTCGGGCCGTCACCAGGCCAGTCATCATTGTTTCCTACGAAACTCTACGATTGAACGTGGAGGAGCTGAAGCACACAAAGATTGGCCTGCTTTTCTGTGATGAGGGACATCGTCTCAAGAATAGCGACAGCAATACCTTCAACGCTCTCAACAGTCTCAATGTTTCACGGCGTGTCATTCTCACAGGCACACCTATCCAGAATGATCTCACAGAGTATTTCTCGCTCACAAGTTTCGCAAATCCCGATCTGCTCGGCACACGGCTGGAGTTTCGCAAACGCTATGAGATCCCAATTCTCCGTGGCCGAGATGCTGATGCGTCGGAGGAAGATCGAAAGAAGGGCGATGAGTGCACTGCGGCATTGCTCAATGTTGTCAACAAGTTCCTGATTCGTCGTACAAACGACATCCTTTCCAAGTACTTGCCTGTCAAGTACGAGCACGTTGTGTTCTGTAATCTTGCACCCTTTCAGTTTGACCTCTACAACTACTTCATCAAGAGTCCTGACATTCAGGCTCTCCTGAGAGGCAAGGGAAGTCAGCCTTTGAAAGCCATCaacattctcaagaagctctgtaACCATCCTGATCTTTTGAACATGGCGGATGATCTACCGGGCTCAGAGCAGTGCTTCCCAGACGACTATGTACCCAAGGAATCCCGTGGTCGAGATCGCGAGATCAAGTCATGGTATTCAGGCAAAATGGCAGTGTTGGATCGCATGCTGGCCCGCATCCGCCAAGATACAAACGACAAGATTGTGTTGATTAGCAACTATACTTCGACACTGGATCTTTTTGAACGAATGTGCCGCTCTCGTCAGTATGGATGTTTGCGACTCGACGGAACCATGAACGTCAACAAGCGTCAGAAGCTTGTTGATCGGTTCAACGATCCTGAAGGTGACGAATTCGTCTTTCTCCTGAGCAGCAAGGCTGGTGGATGCGGTATCAACCTTATCGGCGCGAACCGGCTGGTGCTATTCGACCCCGATTGGAACCCGGCTGCTGATCAACAGGCGCTTGCTCGAGTGTGGCGCGATGGACAAAAGAAGGATTGTTTCGTGTACCGCTTCATTGCAACAGGCACTatcgaggagaagatcttcCAACGCCAGTCTCACAAACAGAGTTTATCTTCTTGTGTTGTGGACTCGGCGGAAGATGTTGAACGGCATTTCTCGCTCGACAGTCTCCGTGAGCTTTTCCAGTATCGGCCAGATACCAAGAGCGACACTCATGAGACGTTCAAGTGCAAGCGGTGTAAGCCTGATGGGAAGCAGTATATCAAGGCGCCAGCCATGCTATATGGTGATACCAGCACATGGAATCATTTTGTTAACGAGGGGCTGAAGCCAATTCAAGACTTGCTCTTGAGGCAAGAATATGGAGAGTCCGAGGTGTCTGCTGTGTTCCAGTACATTTCTCACTAA
- a CDS encoding probable NADH2 dehydrogenase (ubiquinone) 40K chain, producing the protein MSFEDEEPISLSSHALAALAEFHAEKDAHEKTFEKLRTGAAPRAGAGLGVVEPEDEDPVAEDADDQPLSMAAFTEDWNESQFWVRKTTCTNNVLSSSCLAPFGSGGGDRGHGMAWHGIAIGFWDIVCAFASEVGFLDETAFALADQLLDGASSSSTIGVVSTPSVFIALKNRLRFWPIEDRPKLVLFEHDHRFSVFPEFVFYDFQRPLQLPAHLKGSLDSIIIDPPFFSNDCQTKFALTGRWLVKPKSPRVIICTGERMATIVDKLYRSLGVYATTFEPAHAGLSNHYYCYANFESSTWDWRSDVSD; encoded by the exons ATGTcttttgaagatgaagagcccat AAGCCTCTCGAGTCACGCCTTGGCCGCGCTGGCCGAGTTCCACGCCGAAAAGGACGCACACGAAAAGACATTTGAGAAGCTGAGGACCGGCGCCGCTCCGAGAGCTGGAGCCGGACTCGGCGTCGTCGAACCGGAAGACGAGGACCCTGTAGCGGAGGATGCGGACGATCAACCGCTGAGCATGGCGGCTTTTACGGAGGATTGGAACGAATCGCAGTTTTGGGTACGTAAGACGACATGCACAAACAACGTCCTCTCGTCCAGTTGTCTTGCGCCTTTTGGCTCTGGCGGTGGAGATAGagggcatggcatggcatggcatggcatcgCGATCGGCTTCTGGGATATAGTCTGTGCCTTTGCGTCCGAAGTTGGG TTTCTCGACGAAACAGCCTTTGCTCTGGCCGATCAACTCCTCGATGGTGCATCGTCAAGCTCGACTATTGGCGTAGTCTCGACACCGAGTGTGTTCATTGCGCTCAAGAACCGTCTT AGATTCTGGCCTATTGAAGACCGGCCTAAGCTGGTCTTATTCGAACATGACCACCGTTTCAGCGTCTTTCCCGAGTTTGTCTTTTATGACTTCCAGCGACCTCTCCAACTTCCAG CCCATCTGAAGGGCAGCTTGGATAGTATTATCATTGACCCTCCATTCTTCAGCAATGACTGCCAGACAAAGT TTGCTCTAACAGGCCGTTGGCTCGTCAAGCCAAAGTCGCCTCGTGTGATTATCTGCACGGGAGAACGAATGGCTACCATTGTCGACAAGCTCTACCGTTCTCTTGGAGTCTATGCGACAACATTCGAGCCCGCTCACGCGGGTTTAAGTAACCACTATTACTGCTACGCCAATTTTGAGAGTTCAACTTGGGACTGGCGATCTGATGTATCAgattga
- a CDS encoding related to ubiquitin-specific protease 22, protein MSGRPTTPASPKNIKVKSPVPGSPMFGCEHVQLLLSKNQEVMNSSITHYKLILRNIFDATPIVPQTSTQEGRPVTTLTSNYLCLQCPMTVSEEDRLKHGTKKQHRFYVDSRSGCLYCQMCDDFVWDPTLEELRVRKIGTGSFSGRKRKHNELFSDSMKDDPRYITNNTTTASCRANGLRGIYNAGATCYQNVVLQSFLHNPLLRNFYLSDGHQSNDCQVPHCLSCAMDDMFQDFYALENTNGYTAANILSGFWISEKKAFENLVTTKEQDAHEFFQFLAEELHERNGDGKKPEIGSEHSCNCIMHQTFYGKMQTTTTCQNCSGQSNSIQSFLDLSLGLENVVQKKSKRTGQKKPSLTLQDCLDEEYIKYDKCEYRCNNCNGTQQAKRHTSIKRLPNVLSIQLKRFEYRHGRHDRAASKVDNEVKFPLQLNMLPYTNRVRNHESRESLELERSCTYDLLSVVVHVGEIDTGHYTSYCRVGDQWFKFNDHKVELASLSDVLGAQAYLLFYIIRSLA, encoded by the exons ATGTCTGGGCGACCGACAACCCCTGCCTCACCTAAGAACATCAAGGTGAAGTCTCCGGTCCCCGGATCACCAATGTTCGGCTGTG AGCATgtccaactcctcctcagcaagaaCCAAGAGGTCATGAACAGCTCGATCACGCACTACAAGTTAATCCTCCGCAACATCTTCGATGCGACACCCATCGTCCCCCAAACCTCAACACAAGAGGGCCGACCCGTTACGACCCTTACCTCGAACTACCTCTGCCTACAATGTCCCATGACCGTGTCCGAGGAAGATCGATTGAAACACGGAACCAAGAAACAGCACCGTTTCT ATGTTGACTCTCGGAGCGGTTGCCTGTACTGTCAGATGTGCGACGATTTTGTCTGGGACCCAACTCTCGAGGAGCTTCGAGTGAGAAAGATAGGGACCGGCTCTTTTTCTG GTCGCAAGAGAAAACACAATGAGCTCTTCTCAGACTCCATGAAGGATGACCCTCGGTATATTACTAACAATACCACGACCGCCTCCTGTCGTGCAAACGGCCTGCGCGGCATCTACAACGCCGGTGCGACCTGCTACCAGAACGTTGTTCTCCAAAGCTTCTTGCACAACCCATTACTGAGAAACTTTTATCTAAGCGATGGTCACCAGAGCAATGATTGTCAGGTCCCTCACTGCCTGAGCTGTGCAATGGACGACATGTTCCAAGATTTTTACGCCCTAGAGAATACTAACGGCTATACTGCTGCCAATATATTGTCAGGTTTCTGGATCTCCGAGAAAAAGGCATTCGAGAATCTTGTTACCACCAAAGAACAAGATGCTCACGAGTTCTTCCAGTTCTTAGCTGAAGAGCTTCATGAACGAAATGGTGACGGCAAAAAACCGGAGATTGGCAGCGAACATAGCTGCAATTGTATCATGCATCAGACATTCTACGGCAAGATGCAGACCACAACAACGTGTCAGAATTGCTCAGGCCAGAGTAATTCCATCCAGTCGTTCCTTGATCTGAGTCTAGGTCTCGAAAATGTCGTCCAGAAAAAAAGCAAGAGGACTGGCCAGAAGAAGCCTTCTCTAACCTTGCAGGATTGCTTGGACGAAGAATACATAAAGTATGACAAGTGCGAGTATCGGTGCAACAACTGCAACGGAACTCAACAAGCCAAACGACATACCAGCATTAAGCGGCTGCCAAACGTACTGTCCATACAGCTTAAG CGCTTCGAGTACAGACATGGCCGCCACGATCGTGCCGCATCAAAGGTCGACAACGAAGTCAAATTTCCTCTCCAACTAAACATGCTTCCTTATACCAATCGTGTTCGCAACCACGAGAGTCGTGAAAGCCTTGAGCTGGAGCGATCATGCACCTATGACCTCCTTAGTGTTGTGGTTCATGTGGGTGAGATCGACACTGGCCATTATACATCATACTGCCGGGTCGGCGACCAG TGGTTCAAGTTTAATGATCACAAAGTCGAGCTGGCGAGCTTATCTGACGTCCTTGGGGCGCAGGCCTATCTCCTTTTCTACATCATTCGCTCGCTGGCCTAG
- a CDS encoding probable NADH2 dehydrogenase (ubiquinone) 40K chain, whose protein sequence is MASPLFAARAARKAAFNVAGKRYLSDISITRTGKPIMRVEGGRSSLGGHTVTVFGATGQLGRYIVNRLARQGCTVIIPYREEMSKRHLKVTGDLGRVVFIEHDLRNTPSIEASVRHSDAVFNLIGRDYPTKNFSLEDVHVEGTERIVEAVCKYDVDRYIHVSSHSANSQSVSEFYRTKGRAEEVARQLFPETTIVRPAPIFGFEDNLLLKLAGVTNLFTSNNMQEKFYPVHSIDVGAALEKIFYDDTTAGQTFELYGPKKYSMEEISVMVDKEIYKQRRHINVPKAILKPVAEILNKFLWWHTLSADEVEREYLDQVIDPEAKTFKDLGIEPGDIINFTYHYLQGFRSQNFYDLPPATEKEKREEKKYIHVLDEL, encoded by the exons ATGGCTTCGCCTCTCTTTGCTGCGCGGGCGGCCCGCAAGGCTGCCTTCAATGTCGCCGGCAAGCGATACCTATCCGATATTTCCATTACCCGAACTGGCAAGCCTATTATGCGTGTTGAGGGAGGCCG TTCATCCCTCGGAG GCCATACTGTTACCGTATTTGGCGCAACCGGCCAACTAGGACGATACATTGTCAACCGACTGG CCCGTCAGGGATGCACTGTCATTATTCCCTACCGCGAGGAGATGTCCAAGCGTCATCTTAAGGTCACTGGAGATCTTGGCCGTGTTGTTTTCATT GAGCACGACCTTCGAAACACCCCTTCGATCGAGGCTAGCGTCCGACATTCCGATGCCGTTTTCAACTTGATTGGCCGCGACTATCCTACCAA GAACTTCTCCTTGGAGGATGTGCACGTTGAGGGAACTGAGAGAATTGTCGAGGCTGTTTGCAAGTACGATGTCGACCGATATATCCACGTTTCCTCCCACAGCGCCAACTCTCAGTCCGTCTCTGAGTTCTACCGAACCAAG GGTCGAGCTGAGGAGGTTGCCCGACAACTTTTCCCTGAGACCACTATTGTCCGACCTGCGCCCATCTTCGGTTTTGAGGACAACCTGCTTCTGAAGCTTGCTGGTGTCACCAACCTCTTCACTTCCAACAACATGCAGGAGAAGTTCTACCCCGTTCAC TCTATCGACGTTGGtgctgctcttgagaagatcttcTATGACGACACAACTGCTGGGCAGACGTTTGAGCTTTACGGACCCAAGAAGTACAGCATGGAGGAGATTTCTGTTATGGTCGATAAGGAGATTTACAAGCAACGACGACACATCAACGTGCCCAAGGCCATCCTTAAGCCTGTTGCTGAGATCCTGAACAAGTTCCTTTGGTGGCACACTCTGTCAGCCGATGAGGTTGAGCGAGAGTACTTGGACCAGGTTATTGACCCTGAGGCCAAGACCTTTAAGGATCTTGGTATTGAGCCTGGTGACATTATCAACTTCACCTACCACTACCTG CAAGGATTCCGAAGTCAGAACTTCTACGATCTCCCCCCTGCgacagagaaggagaagagggaagagaagaagtacATCCATGTCTTGGATGAGTTGTAA